A single genomic interval of Lathyrus oleraceus cultivar Zhongwan6 chromosome 7, CAAS_Psat_ZW6_1.0, whole genome shotgun sequence harbors:
- the LOC127104858 gene encoding uncharacterized protein LOC127104858, translating into MADGRRGRGRPRTQNSDSEPPSGSEGFQWPQFMQQMQQQHNQFMQQMMQQWNGGLHPQGVPQVAAVHCSEENKVVFASHMMKGSAVRWWESASILMTNQGIPRDWEHFKAIFLDNPKRGGQVLRCYKYFPSSLRTQKEFEFQQLRQGTMSVAAYAEKFEDMAAYSRQVAYAPDESLKKVQEEMDQYRSGLRDQGRPGNQFKPRSQALKGKQVQHARPNQPPQCQVCKKYHFGKCTVSGIRCFTCQREGHMSRECPQNKNQMQGRSVGRVYTLEARKAKSNNALIAGTCLVNDHPCFVLFDCGATHSFVSIRCMKRLGLQAIPLSPPMVVTTAMDDVVETPLICENCSLSVNGRVFQIDLICLPLKKVDVVLGMYWISAHSVFIGCEEKLIIIPSSEATPKDVLTRILEGTVGMVNFLFENEKSVLLALTKESSDNLNVTQIPIVCEFPEVFPEDVSTLPPEREVEFSIDLVPGTAPISVSPYRLAPLELTELKNQLEELLTKHFIRPSVSPWGAPVLLVKKKDDSMRLCIDYRQLNKVTIKNKYPLPRIDDLLDQLKGACVFSKIDL; encoded by the exons ATGGCTGACGGACGCAGAGGTCGTGGTAGACCCAGAACCCAGAATTCGGACTCTGAACCGCCAAGTGGTAGTGAAGGTTTTCAATGGCCTCAGTTTATGCaacaaatgcaacaacaacataatcAATTCATGCAACAGATGATGCAACAGTGGAATGGTGGTTTGCATCCTCAGGGAGTTCCACAAGTAGCTGCAG TGCATTGTAGTGAAGAAAATAAGGTTGTGTTTGCTTCTCACATGATGAAGGGTTCAGCTGTAAGATGGTGGGAGAGTGCTTCGATTCTTATGACCAATCAAGGAATACCTAGAGATTGGGAGCATTTTAAGGCTATTTTCTTGGATAA tcccaagagaggagggcaagTTTTGAGGTGTTACAAGTATTTTCCTAGTTCTTTGAGGACTCAGAaggagtttgaatttcaacagCTCAGGCAGGGAACTATGTCAGTAGCTGCGTATGCTGAAAAGTTCGAAGATATGGCTGCGTATTCTAGACAAGTCGCGTACGCACCTGATGAGAG TTTGAAGAAGGTTCAAGAAGAAATGGATCAGTACAGGAGTGGGCTGAGAGACCAAGGAAGGCCAGGAAACCAGTTCAAGCCTAGATCTCAGGCTTTGAAAGGGAAACAGGTGCAACATGCAAGACCTAACCAACCTCCTCAATGTCAAGTATGTAAGAAGTATCATTTTGGAAAATGTACTGTAAGTGGAATTAGGTGTTTCACTTGTCAGAGGGAGGGACACATGTCTAGGGAATGTCCTCAGAACAAGAATCAGATGCAGGGGAGAAGCGTCGGTCGAGTTTATACTTTGGAGGCAAGGAAAGCTAAGAGCAATAATGCCTTAATTGCTGGTACGTGTCTCGTCAATGATCATCCTTGTTTTGTATTATTTGATTGTGGGGCGACACACTCTTTTGTATCAATTCGGTGCATGAAGCGTCTTGGCTTGCAAGCAATTCCCTTGTCACCTCCTATGGTGGTTACTACCGCCATGGATGATGTGGTTGAGACACcgttgatttgtgaaaattgttcgCTCTCGGTAAATGGTAGAGTTTTTCAGATTGATCTTATTTGTTTACCACTTAAGAAGGTTGATGTGGTTTTGGGGATGTATTGGATTTCTGCCCACTCGGTGTTTATTGGTTGTGAAGAGAAGTTGATTATCATTCCATCTAGTGAAGCTACTCCAAAGGATGTGTTAACTAGAATCTTGGAAGGTACGGTTGGCATGGTTAATTTCTTGTTTGAGAATGAAAAGTCAGTTCTCTTGGCTCTTACCAAGGAATCTAGCGATAATCTGAATGTTACACAAATCCCTATTGTTTGTGAATTTCCGGAAGTTTTTCCTGAGGATGTCTCCACTCTTCCTCCTGAAAGGGAAGTGGAATTCTctattgatctggtacctggGACGGCTCCAATCTCCGTCTCTCCGTATCGCTTGGCGCCACTAGAGTTGACAGAGTTGAAGAATCAATTGGAAGAGTTGTTGACCAAGCATTTTATCCGACCGAGTGTCTCACcatggggagctccagtgttaCTAGTAAAGAAGAAGGACGATAGTATGCGGTTGTGTATTGATTATCGTCAATTGAATAAAGTTACCATCAAGAACAAGTACCCTCTGCCTCGGATAGACGATTTGTTAGATCAGTTGAAAGGAGCCTGCGTGTTCTCGAAGATTGATCTATGA